The proteins below come from a single Pseudarthrobacter sp. SSS035 genomic window:
- a CDS encoding ABC transporter permease: MPEERHPKHADQHAKADEPTPAADETAAAVAVDTAGGAISPSAVPASAQSGKLPGGPDTLLRKIFTGSGMVSVLAVLLALVLGGLLIAATDERVSTTSAYLFARPTDFLSAVWQAATQSYIALFQGSVFNPRGSSLAVQFAPLMETLTIATPLITAGLGVALAFRAGLFNIGAQGQIIMAGILAGWVGFALHLPLGLHLLLVLVAGIVGGALWGGLVGLLKARTGAHEVILTIMFNYIALYLLGYLLNTPAFQRPGESNPISPILDPTAVYPQIFGSQYRLHLGFVLAIAATVLVWWLLNRSTVGFEFRAVGANPKAALTAGINVSRSTILVMAIAGALAGMSGVAQVAGTEKVLTDGVAATYGFDAITVALLGRSTPWGTFAAGLLFGAFRAGAVQMQIQTGTPIDIVLVVQSLIVLFIAAPPLVRAVFGLNPRRKKPARAGKSQQAATTGGAA, encoded by the coding sequence ATGCCTGAAGAGCGTCACCCTAAGCATGCGGACCAGCATGCGAAAGCGGACGAGCCAACCCCGGCGGCGGACGAAACCGCCGCCGCGGTGGCCGTGGACACGGCCGGCGGGGCCATCAGCCCTTCAGCCGTACCAGCCAGCGCCCAAAGCGGAAAGCTGCCCGGCGGGCCGGACACGCTGCTCCGGAAGATTTTCACCGGCAGCGGCATGGTCTCAGTCCTGGCGGTGCTGCTGGCCCTTGTGCTGGGCGGACTGTTGATCGCCGCCACGGACGAGCGCGTCAGCACCACCTCGGCGTATCTGTTCGCCCGGCCCACAGACTTCCTCTCCGCAGTCTGGCAGGCCGCCACACAGTCCTACATTGCCTTGTTCCAGGGCTCGGTCTTCAACCCCCGGGGTTCCAGCCTCGCGGTCCAGTTCGCGCCGCTGATGGAAACCCTCACCATCGCCACACCGCTCATCACGGCAGGCCTCGGCGTCGCGCTCGCGTTCCGGGCCGGCCTGTTCAACATTGGCGCCCAGGGCCAGATCATCATGGCCGGCATCCTGGCGGGCTGGGTCGGATTCGCCCTGCACCTTCCGTTGGGCCTGCACCTGTTGCTCGTCCTTGTGGCAGGCATCGTGGGAGGCGCCCTCTGGGGTGGCCTGGTTGGTCTCCTGAAGGCCCGGACAGGAGCCCACGAAGTCATCCTGACCATCATGTTCAACTACATTGCGCTGTACTTACTGGGATACCTGCTGAACACTCCGGCGTTCCAGCGTCCGGGGGAGTCCAACCCGATCTCGCCCATCCTGGACCCAACCGCCGTGTACCCCCAGATTTTCGGCTCCCAGTATCGCCTGCACCTGGGCTTCGTCCTGGCCATCGCGGCCACCGTCCTGGTGTGGTGGCTGCTGAACCGCTCCACCGTCGGCTTTGAATTCCGGGCCGTGGGAGCCAATCCGAAGGCTGCCCTGACCGCCGGAATCAACGTCTCCCGGTCCACCATCCTGGTCATGGCCATCGCCGGTGCGCTGGCGGGAATGTCCGGCGTGGCCCAGGTGGCAGGCACGGAAAAGGTCCTGACCGATGGCGTTGCGGCAACGTACGGGTTTGACGCCATCACGGTGGCGCTGCTGGGACGTTCGACGCCGTGGGGCACCTTCGCTGCCGGCCTGCTGTTCGGCGCCTTCCGCGCCGGTGCCGTGCAGATGCAGATCCAGACCGGAACGCCCATCGACATCGTCCTGGTGGTCCAGTCGCTGATTGTCCTCTTTATCGCGGCACCTCCGCTGGTCCGGGCAGTCTTCGGGCTGAACCCCCGCCGCAAGAAGCCGGCCAGGGCCGGAAAATCCCAGCAGGCAGCAACCACCGGAGGCGCAGCATGA
- a CDS encoding ABC transporter permease, translating to MSATATSPLPGRGTPGTAPQAEEAQATSGKPVLWKTPVLLSALGLVAFIFFGLMGSAQTARFGISTGGDFFQLPVLEIPAMPGGIILSVLMLGLAAYSVFLKTKARPTPAWLTVTFTVLFVAAFLIWVVGGARTPSISLAGLIAGSVTLAVPLVFGSLSGVLCERVGVVNIAIEGQLLGGAFTAAIVASITQNPFVGLLAAAVAGAAVSMVLAVFSIKYLVNQIIVGVVLNVLISGVTGFLFSTVMQADKAKFNSPPGLDIIPIPILSGIPILGPILFKQSLVGYLMYVAVIVVWVGLFKTKWGLRVRAVGEHPQAADTMGIKVNATRFWNVTLGGAIAGIGGSFFTLVAIDSFTKEISGGRGFIALAALIFGRWNPIGAFFAALLFGFADNLQSIVTIIGTPVPSQFMAMLPYLVTVLAVAGLVGRSRPPAASGIPYVKG from the coding sequence ATGAGCGCAACAGCAACTTCGCCCCTGCCGGGACGCGGAACGCCCGGCACAGCGCCCCAGGCCGAGGAGGCCCAGGCAACATCCGGCAAACCGGTTCTCTGGAAAACCCCGGTCCTGCTCTCGGCGCTGGGACTCGTCGCTTTCATTTTCTTCGGCCTGATGGGATCAGCGCAGACCGCAAGGTTCGGAATTTCCACCGGCGGAGATTTTTTCCAGCTGCCCGTGCTGGAAATTCCCGCAATGCCGGGCGGCATCATTCTCTCGGTCTTGATGCTTGGGCTGGCGGCCTACTCCGTCTTCCTGAAGACCAAGGCCCGGCCCACGCCGGCCTGGCTGACCGTCACTTTTACGGTGCTGTTTGTGGCAGCCTTCCTCATCTGGGTGGTGGGCGGTGCCCGGACGCCCAGCATTTCGCTGGCCGGACTCATCGCCGGTTCAGTCACCCTGGCCGTCCCGCTGGTATTCGGCTCTTTGTCCGGCGTACTGTGCGAGCGGGTCGGGGTAGTCAACATCGCCATCGAAGGCCAGCTCCTGGGCGGCGCCTTCACCGCGGCAATCGTGGCCAGCATTACGCAGAACCCCTTCGTGGGCCTGCTTGCGGCCGCTGTGGCCGGCGCGGCGGTATCCATGGTGCTCGCGGTGTTCAGCATCAAGTACCTGGTCAACCAAATCATCGTCGGCGTGGTGCTCAACGTCCTGATTTCCGGCGTCACCGGCTTCCTGTTCAGCACCGTTATGCAGGCGGACAAGGCAAAGTTCAACTCACCGCCCGGCCTGGACATCATCCCGATTCCCATCCTCTCCGGAATCCCGATCCTCGGCCCCATCCTGTTCAAGCAGTCGCTGGTGGGCTACCTGATGTACGTCGCCGTGATCGTTGTGTGGGTTGGCCTGTTCAAGACCAAGTGGGGCCTGCGCGTCCGTGCTGTGGGTGAACACCCGCAGGCCGCCGACACGATGGGCATCAAGGTCAACGCCACGCGTTTCTGGAACGTCACGTTGGGCGGTGCCATCGCAGGAATCGGTGGCTCGTTCTTCACGCTCGTGGCCATCGACAGCTTCACGAAGGAAATCTCCGGCGGACGAGGCTTCATCGCACTCGCAGCGCTGATCTTCGGACGCTGGAACCCGATCGGAGCGTTCTTCGCTGCCCTGCTGTTCGGCTTTGCGGACAACCTGCAGAGCATTGTGACCATCATCGGAACGCCCGTACCGAGCCAGTTCATGGCCATGCTGCCCTACCTGGTGACCGTGCTGGCGGTGGCCGGGCTGGTGGGCCGGTCCAGGCCACCGGCGGCCAGCGGCATCCCGTACGTCAAGGGTTGA
- a CDS encoding thymidine phosphorylase has translation MTQATEAFDAVDIIRTKRDRGALSPEQIDWTIDAYTRGVIADEQMAALNMAILLNGMDRAEISRWTAAMIASGERMDFGGLRRPDGGVKATSDKHSTGGVGDKITLPLAPLVAVFGVAVPQLSGRGLGHTGGTLDKLESIPGWRAALSNDEMMAQLQDVGAVICAAGAGLAPADKKLYALRDVTGTVEAIPLIASSIMSKKIAEGTGSLVLDVKVGSGAFMKDEARARELAETMVALGKDAGVNTVALLTNMSTPLGLTAGNAIEVEESVEVLAGGGPEDVVELTVRLAEEMLACAGVHDADPRAALKDGRAMDVWNRMIEAQGGDPRAKLPVAKESEVIYAPADGVLVGLDALAVGVAAWRLGAGRARKEDAVQAGAGIRMHAKPGATVRAGEPLMTLLTDTPEKFARAKEALEHAVTIAPEGSRPAQQLIIDRIA, from the coding sequence GTGACACAGGCAACTGAGGCATTCGACGCCGTCGACATCATCCGCACCAAGCGGGACCGGGGCGCCCTGAGCCCGGAGCAGATCGACTGGACCATTGACGCGTACACCCGCGGGGTCATCGCCGACGAACAGATGGCCGCGTTGAACATGGCCATTCTGCTCAACGGCATGGACCGCGCCGAAATTTCGCGCTGGACGGCGGCGATGATCGCCTCGGGCGAACGGATGGACTTCGGCGGCCTCCGGCGGCCCGACGGCGGCGTGAAGGCCACCAGCGACAAGCACTCCACCGGGGGAGTGGGGGACAAGATCACACTCCCGCTGGCACCCCTGGTGGCAGTGTTCGGCGTGGCCGTGCCGCAGCTGTCGGGCCGCGGGCTGGGCCACACCGGCGGCACCCTGGACAAGCTGGAATCGATCCCCGGTTGGCGGGCGGCCCTGAGCAACGACGAAATGATGGCGCAGCTTCAGGACGTGGGCGCCGTGATCTGCGCTGCCGGGGCGGGGCTGGCGCCGGCGGACAAGAAGCTCTACGCGCTGCGGGACGTCACCGGCACGGTCGAGGCGATCCCGCTGATCGCCTCCTCGATCATGAGCAAGAAGATCGCCGAAGGCACGGGGTCCCTGGTCCTGGACGTGAAGGTGGGCAGCGGAGCCTTTATGAAGGACGAGGCACGGGCACGCGAACTGGCCGAAACCATGGTGGCCCTCGGCAAGGACGCTGGGGTGAACACCGTGGCGCTGCTGACCAACATGAGCACCCCGCTCGGCCTCACCGCAGGCAACGCGATCGAAGTGGAGGAATCCGTGGAGGTCCTGGCCGGCGGCGGCCCGGAAGACGTCGTCGAACTGACCGTCCGGCTGGCCGAAGAGATGCTGGCCTGCGCTGGCGTCCACGACGCCGATCCGCGCGCCGCGTTGAAGGACGGCCGGGCCATGGACGTCTGGAACCGGATGATCGAAGCGCAGGGCGGAGATCCGCGCGCCAAGCTGCCGGTCGCCAAGGAATCCGAGGTCATCTACGCCCCGGCCGACGGTGTCCTGGTGGGGCTCGATGCCTTGGCAGTGGGCGTTGCGGCGTGGCGCCTCGGCGCGGGACGTGCCCGCAAGGAAGACGCCGTCCAGGCCGGTGCAGGGATCCGCATGCATGCAAAGCCCGGTGCCACGGTCCGTGCCGGCGAGCCGCTGATGACGCTGCTCACGGACACGCCGGAGAAGTTCGCCCGTGCCAAGGAAGCCCTGGAGCACGCCGTCACGATCGCCCCGGAAGGGTCGCGCCCGGCCCAGCAGCTCATCATCGACCGAATAGCGTAG
- a CDS encoding DedA family protein, translating into MQAINEFILAAAGQPWVLLLVLACCLIDGFFPPIPSESVVVGLAAVAATADVPNPWLLMAVAGLGAFSGDNIAYLIGRRVGTRRWHWMRGPRMQSAFRWAGDELRKRPASLILVARFIPIGRVAVNLTAGVTHYPHLRFVGLTVLSATLWASYSVGIGLFFGQWFENNHLLGAAIAIVCAVGLGIVVDLVINRIRGKVPVVERLKDPEA; encoded by the coding sequence ATGCAGGCCATCAATGAATTCATCCTTGCCGCCGCCGGGCAGCCGTGGGTGCTCCTCCTTGTGCTGGCCTGCTGCCTGATTGACGGGTTTTTCCCGCCTATTCCCAGCGAATCCGTGGTGGTGGGCCTGGCCGCGGTTGCCGCCACCGCGGACGTCCCCAATCCCTGGCTGCTGATGGCCGTCGCGGGCCTGGGCGCGTTCTCCGGCGACAACATCGCGTACCTCATCGGACGCCGGGTGGGGACCCGGCGCTGGCACTGGATGCGCGGACCGCGGATGCAAAGTGCCTTCCGCTGGGCAGGCGACGAGCTGAGGAAGCGGCCGGCGTCGCTCATCCTCGTGGCGCGGTTCATCCCTATCGGAAGGGTCGCCGTCAACCTCACGGCGGGCGTGACCCACTATCCGCACTTGCGTTTCGTCGGCCTGACGGTCCTTTCCGCCACGCTCTGGGCCTCCTACTCGGTGGGTATCGGGCTGTTCTTCGGCCAGTGGTTCGAAAACAACCATCTGCTCGGCGCGGCCATCGCAATCGTCTGCGCCGTGGGCCTTGGAATCGTGGTGGATCTGGTCATTAACCGCATCCGGGGAAAGGTTCCTGTGGTGGAGCGGCTGAAGGATCCGGAAGCCTAG
- a CDS encoding cytidine deaminase: MEQNAVDWQALEAAAVDAMKNAYAPYSKFPVGAAAFTEDGRLVSGCNVENASYGLSLCAECALVGNLHMTGGGLLRAFYCVDAAGNVLMPCGRCRQLLYEFRAPGMELMTTQGIKTMDQVLPDAFGPQNLEDPR, from the coding sequence GTGGAACAGAACGCCGTCGACTGGCAGGCGCTGGAGGCCGCGGCTGTCGACGCCATGAAAAACGCCTACGCCCCGTATTCAAAGTTCCCGGTGGGGGCCGCGGCCTTCACCGAGGACGGGCGGCTTGTCAGCGGCTGCAACGTGGAGAACGCCAGCTACGGGCTCTCCCTGTGTGCTGAATGTGCCCTGGTGGGAAACCTGCACATGACCGGCGGCGGGTTGTTGCGCGCGTTCTACTGCGTAGACGCCGCCGGTAACGTGCTCATGCCGTGCGGCCGCTGCCGGCAGCTTCTCTATGAATTCCGCGCGCCTGGCATGGAGCTTATGACCACCCAAGGCATCAAAACCATGGACCAGGTGCTGCCCGACGCATTTGGTCCCCAAAACCTGGAGGATCCAAGGTGA
- a CDS encoding DedA family protein, with protein sequence MEFINEAVLHAAGQWWIYPVLLVFFFIDGFAMVVPSETLIVALAAFSRHSGEPNLWILGATALVGAIAGDNMAFMLGRRIGLHRWKWMRRPKVQKAFGWARYELEKRGAVLIFTARYIPWGRVAVNYVAGSTGFAHRRFFLLDAFACITWVGYSIGIGILASSFPWLHHNPLLSAGIAVVFAIVLGILIDHLLRWWHKHLARNDAETVDEWLDGGPEGSVPAHTAASPLLAPSPAEAEQRGQ encoded by the coding sequence GTGGAGTTTATTAATGAGGCCGTGCTCCATGCAGCGGGCCAATGGTGGATCTACCCGGTCCTTCTGGTGTTCTTCTTCATCGACGGCTTTGCCATGGTGGTCCCCAGCGAGACGCTGATTGTGGCGTTGGCCGCGTTTTCCCGGCACAGCGGTGAACCGAATCTCTGGATCCTGGGCGCGACAGCCCTGGTCGGTGCCATCGCCGGTGACAACATGGCCTTTATGCTCGGCCGCAGGATCGGCCTCCACCGCTGGAAGTGGATGCGGCGTCCCAAAGTGCAGAAGGCCTTCGGCTGGGCACGGTATGAACTCGAAAAACGCGGCGCCGTCCTGATCTTCACGGCGCGCTATATTCCCTGGGGCCGGGTGGCGGTCAACTATGTGGCCGGCAGTACCGGCTTCGCGCACCGCCGGTTCTTCCTCCTGGATGCCTTCGCCTGCATCACGTGGGTGGGGTACTCCATCGGCATCGGGATCCTGGCCAGTTCGTTCCCCTGGCTCCACCACAACCCGCTGCTCAGCGCAGGCATTGCCGTGGTGTTCGCGATCGTGCTGGGCATCCTGATCGACCACCTCCTGCGCTGGTGGCACAAGCACCTGGCCCGCAATGACGCCGAAACTGTGGATGAATGGCTCGACGGCGGCCCGGAAGGTTCCGTGCCCGCGCATACCGCGGCGTCGCCGCTGCTGGCGCCCTCCCCGGCTGAGGCGGAGCAGCGCGGACAGTAG
- a CDS encoding adenosine deaminase, translated as MTEPIVDAAPAIDFDLKSLPKVSLHDHLDGGLRPATIIELAAAVGHTLPSTDPVALGEWFRESADSGSLVRYLETFDHTVAVMQTKEGLIRVAKEFVEDLADDGVVYGEVRWAPEQHLQKGLSLDEVVEAVQEGLEAGVDAVSESGREIQVGQLITAMRHADRGQEIAELAVRHRNKGAVGFDIAGAEDGFLPSRFKDAFTYLAQHNFPATVHAGEAAGLESIQSALVDGRALRLGHGVRIAEDIMVDFDDDDDAASDEDSIGMVTLGDLSSWVRDRGIALEICPSSNLQTGAIAGFGEGIESHPLDMLYQLGFNVTINTDNRLMSGVTLTDEFELLVETFDYDLDDLLELTLNAAEASFLPLEEKEALVEYINDAYDNLG; from the coding sequence GTGACTGAGCCTATTGTTGACGCTGCCCCTGCCATCGATTTCGACCTGAAGAGCCTGCCTAAGGTTTCGCTGCACGACCACCTGGACGGTGGTTTGCGTCCAGCCACCATCATCGAACTGGCCGCGGCCGTTGGCCACACGCTGCCTTCCACGGACCCGGTGGCCCTGGGCGAGTGGTTCCGCGAGTCCGCGGATTCCGGCTCGCTGGTCCGCTACCTGGAGACGTTCGACCACACAGTCGCCGTGATGCAGACCAAGGAAGGCCTCATCCGCGTCGCCAAGGAATTCGTCGAGGACCTCGCGGACGACGGCGTGGTGTACGGCGAAGTGCGCTGGGCGCCGGAGCAGCACCTCCAGAAGGGCCTGTCCCTGGACGAGGTTGTTGAAGCAGTCCAGGAAGGACTCGAAGCCGGCGTCGACGCAGTGAGCGAAAGCGGCCGCGAAATCCAGGTGGGCCAGCTGATCACCGCCATGCGGCACGCGGACCGTGGCCAGGAAATCGCCGAACTGGCTGTCCGCCACCGCAACAAGGGCGCTGTGGGCTTTGACATCGCCGGAGCGGAAGACGGCTTCCTCCCGTCCCGGTTCAAGGACGCCTTCACCTACCTCGCCCAGCACAACTTCCCCGCGACGGTGCACGCCGGCGAGGCCGCCGGACTCGAAAGCATCCAGTCCGCCCTCGTTGACGGCCGGGCTCTGCGTTTGGGCCACGGCGTCCGGATCGCCGAGGACATCATGGTGGATTTCGACGACGACGACGACGCCGCGAGCGACGAGGACAGCATCGGCATGGTCACCCTGGGCGACCTGTCCAGCTGGGTCCGCGATCGGGGCATCGCCCTGGAGATCTGCCCGTCATCGAACCTCCAGACCGGAGCGATCGCCGGATTCGGCGAGGGCATCGAGAGCCACCCGCTGGACATGCTGTACCAGCTGGGCTTCAACGTCACCATCAACACCGACAACCGGCTGATGAGCGGCGTCACCCTGACGGACGAGTTCGAACTCCTCGTGGAGACCTTCGACTACGACCTCGACGATCTGCTGGAGCTCACACTCAACGCTGCCGAGGCATCCTTCCTGCCGCTTGAAGAGAAGGAAGCGTTGGTGGAGTACATCAATGACGCCTACGACAACCTTGGCTGA